The window AAGGTTGAGGAGCAGCCGCCGGCACAGCCGCGGGCGCGGGCGGAGCAGCATGCGGCGTGGAGGCAGCCGCGGCCGCTTCCGTCTGCGCCACGGCGGCGCTCGAGGCGCGAGCTTGCGCGAGCAGCTCTTTCGCTTTCTTGGTATCGAGCATCACGGTGGCATTCATCGTGGGCAGTGGCGGCGCGACCTGCGTCTGCTCCGCGGCGGGTTCGCCATCCTCGTGCCATTCGTCCACGAATTCGAGGGTGTGCTTGCCGATGAGGATCTTGTCGCCGTCGGCAAGGTCGTGCTTGGTGATGCGCTGATCGTTCACGTACGTCCCGTTGGTGGAGCCGTTGTCTTCCACGACGTAGCGCTCGAAGCTCCAGTAGACCTTGGCGTGGTGGCCCGAGACGGCGAGGTTATCTACCTGGACGAGGTTGTCGGGCAGGCGTCCGATGGTGATCACGCCATGCGAAAGCGTGAATTCTTTCAGCGGACGTCCTTCAAACGTTAGATAGAGTTTTGCCATTTCGGACTTCCTCCCCCGAGGAGCTTGCGATACCACGGCAACTCGACCACCCGGACGAGGACGCAGGTGATGTTGTCGTCGCCTCCATGGTCCTTTGCCGCCTGGATCAAGCGCTCGACGGCCTGCTCCAGGCTGCCGGCTCCCTTCACCAGCTCGAGCATCTGCGGATCTTTCACGTGCTTGGTGAGCCCGTCGGAAGCGAGCAACAGGATGTCGCCCGGACGCGCGATCATCTCGTCCACATCCGGCTCCACGCCGGCCTCAGAGCCGAGCGCGCGGATGATGATGTTCTGCATCTCCGACTGCTCAGCTTCTTCGAGCGTGATCAGGCCGCGGCGCACCTGCTCCATCACCAGCGAGTGGTCGGCGGTCAGCTGCTGGATCTTGCCGTCGCGGATGAGATAGATGCGGCTGTCGCCCACGTGCGCCAGCGCCACGTAGTTATCACGGATGAATGCGCCCACGATGGTCGAGCCCATGCCCGCGTGCGCGGTGTCGTTGGAGGCGCGCTCGAAGATGCGCTGGTTGGCGAGCTGCACCGCGCTGGCGAGCGCGTTCGCCATCGGCGATACGCCCTCGAACTTGCGCCCGATCACCGGATAATTCCCGTTGCTCGCGCTGCGGAAGTAAGCCAGCACGCTGTCCACGCCCATCTTGCTGGCGACCTCGCCGGCGGCCTGTCCGCCCATGCCGTCGCACACCACGTAGACGCCGAAGCGCGTGTCGTAGCCGAAATTGTCCTCGTTATTGGTGCGGACGCATCCCACATCGGACTTGCCCGCGACCTGGACACTCATTCCCATTTATTCGATACCGGTCTCTCGACGATGCTGGCGCCGCTGATGTTGATAATCGATGATTGCGTGTCTCGCGATTCTAAACTTTCCTGTCGTCGGACGCACTAACTCCACGCCGCCATCCGCGCACTTCACGGGAAACCACCGAAGACCGCCGGCTGGTTGCGAGGGCTGCGCAGCGGGGGGGAGAATGTGGCGGATTGTACTGAGCTAACTTATACAAACGCAAGGCATTTCCGCCAAGCAGCACCGCTCCGCGTTTCCGCATCTTAATCATCTACAACCGGGAACAATCTCTCGAAGCTGGAAGCGGGCCGAATCCAAGGGGCACCGCGCTTCCGCCACTTGTGATCCTATGAGATTCCCGGCAGGAGGATGAAAGCATGAAGAAAATCAAGGTGATCCTGCTGGCGATGGCCATGGTCGCGACGTTGAGCGGCTTGGCGGTCGCCCAGAACCGCGACTATCGCGACGACAACCGCGCCCAGGGCCAGAACGACGATTATCGCGGCAACCACCGCGAGGACAACAACTATCGCTGGGGTCGCGACCGCAACAACGATGCCCGCGAGTACGGCTACCACAACGGCTATCGCGCCGGCTGGTCCCAGGGACGCACCATCCGCACCAGCCGCGGCCGTTACGGCAACTGGAACAACGGTGGCTGGGGCAGCAGCAACGGAGCCCAGAGTGACACCAGCGGCTACCAGCGCTGGATGGGTCCGCAGGGCCAGTACAAGCAGGGCTACCGCGAGGGCTATCGCTCGGGCTATAGCGACGCCTATCACAACCGGCGCGCGCAGACCACCACCATCTACGGCCAGGGCGGACGCCCGACTCCGTGGGACCCGGATGGCGATGGCGTCCCCGGCGTCTCCAACAGCGGCGGCTACTACGGTGGCAGCGGTCAGTACGGCGGCCAGAACGGCAACGGGAGCGCGCAACGCTTCGGCTTTCAGGATGGCCAGCAGTTAGGCCAGCGCGACCGCGCCAGCGGCCATTCTTATCGTCCGACCGAGTGGCAGGCGTATAAGGACGCCGACCATGGCATGTCCGCTTCGAACGGCTATCGCAACTCCGACCAGTACAAGCAGGAGTATCGGCAGGCGTTCATGAACGGCTACAACCAGGGCTTCGGCCGGCGCTAGACCGCGAGCAACAGCAAAGGCCGTCCGCCTAGGCGGACGGCCTTTGCTGTTGCT is drawn from Acidobacteriota bacterium and contains these coding sequences:
- a CDS encoding Stp1/IreP family PP2C-type Ser/Thr phosphatase, whose amino-acid sequence is MSVQVAGKSDVGCVRTNNEDNFGYDTRFGVYVVCDGMGGQAAGEVASKMGVDSVLAYFRSASNGNYPVIGRKFEGVSPMANALASAVQLANQRIFERASNDTAHAGMGSTIVGAFIRDNYVALAHVGDSRIYLIRDGKIQQLTADHSLVMEQVRRGLITLEEAEQSEMQNIIIRALGSEAGVEPDVDEMIARPGDILLLASDGLTKHVKDPQMLELVKGAGSLEQAVERLIQAAKDHGGDDNITCVLVRVVELPWYRKLLGGGSPKWQNSI
- a CDS encoding FHA domain-containing protein, which codes for MAKLYLTFEGRPLKEFTLSHGVITIGRLPDNLVQVDNLAVSGHHAKVYWSFERYVVEDNGSTNGTYVNDQRITKHDLADGDKILIGKHTLEFVDEWHEDGEPAAEQTQVAPPLPTMNATVMLDTKKAKELLAQARASSAAVAQTEAAAAASTPHAAPPAPAAVPAAAPQPSPTPSIPSTPPTSSAPSRPSAPSIPSAAPSGMISGPTGTSMTPAPVFKDRIGMLRVLEGKTDAKEYRLSSKLTMIGKNSMATIRLKGWFAPDVAASITRRDNGYMIAAQDKGAKMKVAGADVPPGAQHDLAEGDMVEVAGVKMSFTYEG